One Dictyoglomus thermophilum H-6-12 DNA window includes the following coding sequences:
- a CDS encoding polysaccharide biosynthesis protein translates to MKLNVDKSSRVPFSTLIRVIIDYSLFIFAIFFSFLIRFEFALPPNYWNILLQAIFRELAIFFFLYTFLFKLHRTLWEYFSLEALKELTLAVTLEKVIFFLSHLLLPISGLPRSIVVISYFTSLLFLFSVRAFSRWYHESSKIKSKNIYASPKRVVIVGAGDAGEKILREIKTNREINYEVAGFLDDDPKKIGKTIHGVKILGPISSLPKVVVEKRVQEILVAIPSAPPSLLRNIVSMTSKLRIPVKTLPGIWELIDGKVTISKIRNVKIEDLLERDVINLDSERIGEYLRGKKVLVTGAGGSIGSEICRQVASYKPRKLILLGRGENSIFNIELELKSIYPKLDIKSYIADIRDRDRIFYIFSVEKPDIVFHTAAHKHVPLMEENPDEAVFNNVFGTINLMDASKEYGVSKFIFISTDKAVYPSNIMGATKRVGEILIKYYNSHSKTEYIAVRFGNVLGSRGSVLEVFRKQLEKGGPITVTHEDMERYFMTIPEAVGLVLQAGAIGRSGDLFVLDMGKPIKIIDLARNFIELSGYSLDDIEIKITGLRPGEKLKEDLWEKEEVVERTEHPKILRILADNNIDYYSIGEKIKELELIAGTRDKEKIWKALKEIVELSRKNYKSKEEVV, encoded by the coding sequence ATGAAATTGAATGTAGATAAGTCTTCAAGAGTACCATTTTCAACTTTGATAAGAGTGATAATAGATTATAGTTTGTTTATATTTGCCATATTTTTTTCTTTTTTAATAAGATTTGAGTTTGCCTTACCGCCCAATTATTGGAATATCCTTCTTCAGGCTATTTTTAGAGAGCTGGCTATTTTTTTCTTTCTTTATACTTTTCTATTTAAACTTCATCGTACTTTGTGGGAATATTTTAGCTTAGAGGCTTTAAAAGAATTAACTCTTGCCGTTACTTTAGAAAAAGTTATATTCTTCTTATCTCATTTACTTCTCCCAATTTCAGGTCTTCCAAGGTCAATTGTAGTTATTTCCTATTTTACCTCTCTTTTGTTTTTATTCTCGGTGAGGGCTTTTTCTCGTTGGTATCATGAAAGTAGTAAAATAAAAAGCAAAAATATATATGCTTCACCTAAAAGGGTAGTAATTGTGGGGGCAGGAGATGCAGGAGAGAAGATATTAAGGGAAATAAAAACTAATAGAGAGATAAATTATGAGGTAGCAGGGTTCTTGGATGATGATCCAAAGAAGATTGGAAAGACTATTCATGGTGTGAAGATATTAGGTCCTATATCTTCCTTACCTAAGGTTGTAGTGGAGAAAAGAGTTCAAGAAATTCTTGTTGCAATTCCATCTGCTCCCCCTTCTCTTTTAAGAAATATTGTAAGTATGACTTCTAAATTAAGAATTCCTGTAAAGACTTTACCAGGTATATGGGAACTTATAGATGGAAAAGTAACCATAAGCAAAATTAGAAATGTAAAAATAGAAGATCTTCTTGAAAGAGATGTTATAAATTTGGATTCTGAGAGAATAGGAGAATATTTAAGGGGTAAGAAAGTACTTGTTACTGGAGCTGGAGGGTCTATAGGATCAGAAATTTGTAGACAAGTTGCAAGTTATAAGCCGAGAAAATTAATTCTTCTTGGAAGAGGTGAAAATAGTATATTTAATATTGAATTAGAGCTTAAGAGTATCTATCCAAAGTTGGACATTAAGTCTTATATCGCAGATATTAGAGATAGAGATAGAATTTTTTATATATTTTCTGTAGAAAAGCCTGATATTGTATTTCATACTGCTGCCCACAAGCATGTGCCCTTGATGGAGGAAAATCCTGATGAGGCTGTATTTAATAATGTTTTTGGCACAATTAATTTAATGGATGCCTCTAAAGAGTATGGAGTAAGTAAATTTATATTTATCTCTACTGATAAGGCAGTGTATCCTTCAAACATAATGGGAGCAACCAAAAGGGTAGGTGAGATTCTAATTAAATATTACAATTCTCATTCCAAAACAGAGTATATTGCAGTAAGGTTTGGAAACGTCTTAGGAAGTAGAGGAAGTGTACTGGAGGTATTTAGAAAACAACTTGAAAAAGGTGGTCCCATTACGGTTACTCACGAGGATATGGAAAGATACTTCATGACAATTCCCGAGGCTGTAGGCCTTGTACTTCAAGCAGGAGCTATAGGAAGGTCAGGAGATCTTTTTGTTCTTGATATGGGAAAACCTATAAAAATCATTGATCTTGCCAGAAATTTCATAGAGCTTTCTGGTTATTCTCTTGATGATATAGAAATAAAAATTACAGGCCTTCGTCCTGGAGAGAAGTTAAAGGAGGATCTTTGGGAAAAGGAAGAAGTTGTGGAAAGAACAGAGCATCCTAAGATTTTGAGAATTTTAGCTGATAACAATATAGACTATTACTCTATAGGAGAAAAAATTAAAGAGTTAGAATTAATAGCAGGAACAAGAGATAAAGAAAAAATATGGAAGGCTTTAAAAGAGATTGTGGAATTAAGTAGAAAAAATTATAAGAGCAAAGAAGAGGTTGTATAA